In Streptomyces sp. NBC_00448, the following are encoded in one genomic region:
- a CDS encoding putative immunity protein, translating into MAQHTHTVSGDFDLTMDELRVVARYVVRHAEDVLPVFEQAVPDDPRPRAAIDAAWVFINGASRTRLQRVASFDAHRAARSAPSEAARLAARSAGDAAAAAYLHPIAQAGQVGHILRAGASAARIAEVEAGGDPAIGEALLERSRRLATPVLIDVLCRYPPAPGGSSRVARLMGTLDRSLRQAVDRPPGHTEASGADAHRREGTS; encoded by the coding sequence ATGGCGCAGCACACGCACACCGTGTCCGGGGACTTCGATCTCACGATGGACGAACTGCGCGTCGTGGCGCGTTACGTGGTGCGGCACGCGGAGGACGTCCTGCCGGTCTTCGAGCAGGCCGTTCCCGATGATCCGCGCCCCCGTGCGGCGATCGACGCGGCCTGGGTGTTCATCAACGGTGCCTCCAGGACGAGACTGCAGCGCGTCGCCTCCTTCGACGCTCATCGGGCCGCCCGGTCCGCGCCCTCCGAAGCCGCGCGCCTGGCCGCGCGATCCGCCGGTGACGCCGCAGCGGCCGCGTACCTGCACCCCATCGCCCAGGCCGGCCAGGTCGGCCACATCCTGCGGGCCGGCGCGAGCGCCGCGCGGATCGCGGAGGTGGAGGCGGGCGGTGATCCCGCGATCGGGGAGGCCCTGCTGGAACGGTCGCGGCGGCTTGCGACACCGGTGCTCATCGATGTGCTGTGCCGCTACCCGCCCGCGCCGGGCGGCAGCAGTCGCGTCGCCCGGCTGATGGGCACCCTGGACCGTTCCCTGCGCCAGGCGGTTGACCGGCCGCCAGGGCACACCGAAGCGAGCGGCGCCGACGCGCACAGAAGGGAGGGCACGTCGTGA
- a CDS encoding carboxylesterase family protein, which yields MNPTGQPTGQPTGQPTGQPIKRPTEQEFSPGHRRSQPSPRSRLRDLLTALLCGAVIIGAAGCSQAAHHTGGGQAGPATVVRTDTGSVEGRLGTDTRMFQGIPYAAPPVGRLRWASPQPAASWSGVRNATEPGNRCAQAAGLIDQQSSSEDCLYLNVTTPVRSSARSLPVMVWIHGNGFINGAGSLYDAQRLAAMGKVIVVSFNYRLGVFGFLDHPALDHGPAKHLSGNFGLEDQQAALRWVRRNAAAFGGDPANVTLFGESAGGTSVCAHLVAPGSAGLFQKAILQSAQCTGRKWSPGPATWFPLPRAERERHGLDLAAKVGCSDRRTAAACLRAVPVDELVKWSDYGLGSGPAVGGGVLPVSPEQAFATGHFNRVPVIEGTTRDEHRLFTAAIEAATGQTTTDAGYRQQIRTLFTPSDAARVLARYPADRFHSPGEALSTVITDWAWGCTVLDRDRTLDRHVPTYAYEFDDAEAPWFDTLKKPDFPTGAFHGSELEYLFDDEQFPGPATPAQHRLADTMVRYWARFAYTGDPNGHGTAPWPRFGTGRHVQSLQPGKTEPVDLAQEHQCGFWKTIDG from the coding sequence ATGAATCCCACCGGCCAGCCCACCGGCCAGCCCACCGGCCAGCCCACCGGCCAGCCCATCAAGCGGCCCACCGAGCAGGAGTTCTCACCAGGCCATCGCAGGTCGCAGCCCTCCCCGCGGTCGCGCTTACGGGACCTGCTGACCGCTCTGCTCTGCGGCGCCGTGATCATCGGCGCGGCCGGATGCTCGCAGGCGGCCCATCACACCGGGGGTGGCCAAGCAGGTCCCGCCACCGTGGTCAGGACGGACACCGGCTCGGTCGAAGGCCGACTCGGCACGGACACCCGGATGTTCCAGGGGATTCCTTACGCCGCCCCGCCGGTCGGGCGGCTGCGCTGGGCCTCGCCCCAGCCGGCCGCGTCCTGGTCCGGCGTACGGAACGCGACCGAACCCGGCAACCGGTGCGCACAGGCAGCAGGGCTCATCGACCAGCAGAGCAGCAGTGAGGACTGCCTCTATCTGAACGTCACCACGCCGGTGCGCAGCAGCGCCCGCAGTCTGCCGGTGATGGTGTGGATTCACGGCAACGGCTTCATCAACGGCGCCGGGAGCCTTTACGACGCGCAGCGTCTGGCCGCCATGGGCAAGGTGATCGTGGTCAGCTTCAACTACCGGCTCGGCGTCTTCGGATTCCTCGACCATCCCGCGCTCGACCACGGTCCGGCCAAGCACCTGTCGGGCAACTTCGGCCTGGAGGACCAGCAGGCCGCGTTGCGGTGGGTGCGGCGCAACGCGGCGGCATTCGGCGGCGACCCGGCGAACGTCACGCTCTTCGGCGAGTCGGCCGGCGGTACCAGTGTCTGCGCGCATCTCGTGGCGCCGGGGTCGGCGGGCCTCTTCCAGAAGGCGATCCTGCAAAGCGCCCAGTGCACGGGGCGAAAATGGTCACCGGGTCCGGCGACCTGGTTCCCGCTGCCGCGCGCGGAACGCGAGCGGCACGGGCTCGACCTGGCGGCCAAGGTCGGCTGCTCCGACCGCCGGACAGCAGCGGCCTGTCTCCGCGCCGTACCCGTGGACGAACTCGTCAAGTGGTCCGACTACGGGCTCGGGTCCGGACCGGCGGTCGGCGGTGGCGTACTGCCCGTGAGCCCGGAACAGGCGTTCGCCACCGGCCACTTCAACCGGGTCCCCGTCATCGAGGGAACCACCCGGGACGAACACCGCCTGTTCACCGCGGCCATCGAAGCCGCGACCGGCCAGACGACGACCGACGCCGGCTACCGGCAGCAGATCCGGACCCTCTTCACCCCGAGCGACGCGGCCCGCGTCCTGGCCCGCTACCCCGCCGACCGCTTCCACTCCCCCGGCGAGGCGCTGTCCACCGTCATCACCGACTGGGCCTGGGGGTGCACGGTCCTCGACCGGGACCGGACCCTGGACCGGCACGTGCCGACCTACGCCTACGAGTTCGACGACGCCGAAGCTCCCTGGTTCGACACCCTCAAGAAACCCGATTTCCCCACCGGGGCGTTCCACGGCAGCGAGCTGGAGTATCTCTTCGACGACGAGCAGTTCCCCGGTCCGGCCACACCCGCTCAGCACCGACTCGCGGACACGATGGTGCGCTACTGGGCCCGGTTCGCCTACACGGGCGACCCGAACGGCCACGGCACGGCGCCCTGGCCCCGATTCGGAACCGGCCGGCACGTCCAGTCACTGCAACCGGGGAAGACGGAACCGGTCGATCTCGCCCAGGAACACCAGTGCGGCTTCTGGAAGACCATCGACGGCTGA
- a CDS encoding PA14 domain-containing protein, giving the protein MRSGRFRPPNRRRLAALVPLLLGAALLVPTTAGAAEPASAARSAAPVADTPQGLRADYYLSSDATSLDFAQYSSTGVENSLNVPDLLPTLRDYAGSTLNVAAHWTGQLDVPAGGTYTFYIKGDNGFRMSLDGSSVIDHWTTDWDVQTQSEPITLTAGPHTLAFDYNQGDGGAYITTEWSGPGITRQAIPDSALHLPAGFTAPTVDAAVTSSGKTATVQLPGAVSSLPSDLGKHLAVIAGSSRWTPDIVVNPADKSQLLLTAGKSDIPVALKAKVRISYDGQGGLATAAGPVPLFSGLATNNSTWYFATRWAKDVSPENALPDYPRPQLTRDKWQNLNGTWQFQGSAENAALPNGKLSGSILVPYPMEAPLSGVAEHHDWSLYQRTFTVPQNWRVGSGNRLNLNFGAVDYEAWVYVNGKQVAHHVGGYEAFTADVTDALAGRGPQTLTLKVKDTIDPNTPTGKQSSDPSGIWYTPSSGIWQTVWMEPVAKASIDSLVLTPNVSDDTLSVTVRPSAGTPAWSLVNATAYAGSKPVGTVIGTVGGKLTLRVPHPELWSPDHPYLYNLKVSLSDGLSYDSVGSYFGMRSVSVAKVGGVNKVELNGKPTYLLANLDQGFWPDGIYTAPTDAALKSDLELDKQLGFNTVRKHIKVEPARWYYWADKLGVMVWQDMPSRNVGPGASEASDKAFSDQAHEIVDQHLSDPSIIVWTMMNEGWGEQSKEATGALADSIKQQDPSRLVDAASGVNCCASQGDSGKGDLIDYHVYHGPAFPSPDATRAAVDGEHGGYSLNVPGHILGVSGGQNYGGDASTIAELTQDYVDNTSQLLSAAAGNLSGSVYTQLSDVEGELNGLITYDREVVKVEPGPVRDINRKLIAAGAAAGTS; this is encoded by the coding sequence GTGAGATCAGGCAGATTCCGCCCACCGAACCGACGCCGACTCGCCGCCCTGGTACCGCTGCTGCTGGGCGCGGCACTGCTCGTCCCGACCACCGCGGGCGCCGCGGAACCGGCGTCCGCCGCCCGGTCCGCGGCGCCCGTCGCCGACACCCCGCAGGGCCTGCGCGCGGACTACTACCTCAGCTCCGACGCCACGTCGCTGGACTTCGCGCAGTACAGCAGCACCGGCGTCGAGAACTCCCTCAACGTCCCCGACCTGCTGCCCACCCTGCGCGACTACGCCGGTTCGACCCTGAACGTCGCCGCGCACTGGACGGGCCAGCTCGACGTCCCGGCCGGCGGCACGTACACGTTCTACATCAAGGGCGACAACGGCTTCCGCATGTCGCTCGACGGGTCGAGCGTGATCGACCACTGGACGACCGACTGGGACGTCCAGACGCAGTCCGAGCCGATCACGCTGACCGCCGGCCCGCACACCCTGGCGTTCGACTACAACCAGGGCGACGGCGGCGCGTACATCACCACCGAGTGGTCGGGCCCCGGGATCACCCGGCAGGCGATCCCCGACTCCGCGCTGCACCTGCCGGCCGGCTTCACCGCGCCCACCGTCGACGCCGCGGTCACGTCCTCGGGCAAGACCGCGACCGTGCAACTGCCCGGAGCGGTCAGCTCGCTGCCGTCCGACCTCGGCAAGCACCTTGCGGTCATCGCGGGCAGCAGTCGGTGGACGCCCGACATCGTTGTCAACCCTGCCGACAAGTCGCAACTGCTGCTGACCGCGGGGAAGTCCGACATCCCCGTCGCGCTGAAGGCGAAGGTGCGGATCAGCTACGACGGGCAGGGCGGCCTGGCCACCGCCGCGGGCCCGGTCCCGCTCTTCTCCGGCCTGGCGACCAACAACTCCACCTGGTACTTCGCCACCAGGTGGGCCAAGGACGTCAGCCCCGAGAACGCGCTCCCGGACTACCCCCGGCCGCAGTTGACCCGTGACAAGTGGCAGAACCTCAACGGCACCTGGCAGTTCCAGGGCTCCGCCGAGAACGCCGCGCTGCCGAACGGCAAGCTGAGCGGGTCGATCCTGGTGCCGTATCCGATGGAGGCGCCGCTGTCCGGCGTCGCCGAGCACCACGACTGGTCGCTGTACCAGCGCACGTTCACCGTTCCGCAGAACTGGCGGGTCGGCTCGGGCAACCGGCTGAACCTCAACTTCGGCGCGGTGGACTACGAGGCGTGGGTCTACGTCAACGGCAAGCAGGTCGCCCACCACGTCGGCGGCTACGAGGCGTTCACCGCCGACGTCACCGACGCGCTGGCCGGCCGCGGGCCGCAGACCCTCACGTTGAAGGTCAAGGACACCATCGACCCCAACACGCCGACCGGCAAGCAGTCGAGCGACCCCAGCGGCATCTGGTACACCCCGTCCTCCGGCATCTGGCAGACCGTCTGGATGGAGCCGGTGGCCAAGGCGAGCATCGACTCGCTGGTCCTGACGCCGAACGTGTCCGACGACACGCTGTCCGTCACCGTGCGCCCGTCCGCCGGCACCCCCGCGTGGTCCCTGGTGAACGCCACCGCGTACGCGGGCAGCAAGCCGGTCGGCACGGTCATCGGCACCGTGGGCGGGAAGCTGACGCTGCGCGTCCCGCACCCGGAGCTGTGGAGCCCGGACCACCCGTACCTGTACAACCTCAAGGTCTCTCTCAGCGACGGCCTTTCGTACGACTCGGTGGGCTCGTACTTCGGCATGCGGTCGGTGTCCGTCGCCAAGGTCGGCGGCGTGAACAAGGTCGAGCTGAACGGCAAGCCGACCTACCTGCTGGCCAACCTGGACCAGGGCTTCTGGCCGGACGGCATCTACACCGCGCCGACCGACGCGGCCCTCAAGTCCGACCTGGAGCTGGACAAGCAGCTCGGCTTCAACACGGTGCGCAAGCACATCAAGGTCGAGCCCGCGCGCTGGTACTACTGGGCCGACAAGCTCGGCGTGATGGTGTGGCAGGACATGCCGAGCCGCAACGTCGGGCCCGGCGCGAGCGAGGCCAGCGACAAGGCGTTCAGCGACCAGGCCCACGAGATCGTGGACCAGCACCTCAGCGACCCGTCCATCATCGTCTGGACCATGATGAACGAGGGTTGGGGCGAGCAGTCCAAGGAGGCCACCGGCGCGCTGGCCGACTCGATCAAGCAGCAGGACCCGAGCCGGCTGGTCGATGCCGCGTCCGGCGTCAACTGCTGTGCCTCGCAGGGCGACTCGGGCAAGGGCGACCTGATCGACTACCACGTGTACCACGGTCCCGCGTTCCCGTCCCCGGACGCGACCCGGGCCGCCGTGGACGGTGAGCACGGCGGGTACTCGCTGAACGTGCCCGGCCACATCCTGGGGGTCTCCGGCGGCCAGAACTACGGTGGCGACGCCTCGACCATCGCGGAGCTGACCCAGGACTACGTCGACAACACCAGCCAGTTGCTGTCCGCCGCCGCCGGCAACCTGTCCGGCTCGGTGTACACGCAACTCAGTGACGTCGAAGGCGAGTTGAACGGGCTGATCACCTACGACCGCGAGGTCGTCAAGGTCGAGCCCGGGCCGGTGCGGGACATCAACCGCAAGCTCATCGCGGCCGGTGCCGCGGCGGGAACGTCCTGA
- a CDS encoding baeRF3 domain-containing protein, translating into MAHISDLTPEILAALRTPRPYPAITLAMPTERDFPFGEKDRIMLRDLTIEARRQLAEDPDVERGAALELRDRMLVPDVIEDATDPVRAHDALVIYVTPGEDVQVWQLTSPLTPRVEFATVFLTRYLVAAEQRSQPYLVLVLDQEMCRLYRGSDRQLVEVREHGFPDSPQIPSPEDSLPGPIPHSAPYEGHGERVKQYLRTVDARLKPVMKEYNGAPLFVIGSDKMLSAFKGLNGHAHLIAGALPLTGMNTRPAAEVAERCEPLLADFHARQVAEAVAELDAARAQDKYASGAPQVWTAVADKRVRRLVVEESLVLAGRVGGDGRELEVVPFPEPVTLPDPKPDVEPPARASGVATDIVEQLVENAMLAESRVMFVPDGTLPDGVAAVLRY; encoded by the coding sequence ATGGCTCACATATCTGATCTGACACCCGAAATCCTGGCCGCCCTGCGCACCCCGAGGCCGTATCCCGCGATCACCCTGGCCATGCCGACCGAGCGGGACTTCCCGTTCGGCGAGAAGGACCGCATCATGCTGCGTGACCTCACCATCGAGGCCAGGCGACAGCTGGCGGAAGACCCGGACGTGGAGCGGGGCGCGGCGCTGGAGCTGCGGGACCGCATGCTGGTTCCTGACGTGATCGAGGACGCGACCGATCCGGTCCGTGCCCACGACGCGCTGGTGATCTATGTGACGCCGGGGGAGGACGTCCAGGTGTGGCAACTGACGTCGCCCCTCACGCCGCGCGTGGAGTTCGCCACGGTGTTCCTGACTCGTTACCTCGTGGCCGCCGAGCAGCGCTCGCAGCCCTACCTGGTCCTCGTCCTCGATCAGGAGATGTGCCGGCTGTACAGAGGGTCGGACCGGCAGTTGGTGGAGGTGAGGGAGCACGGCTTCCCCGACTCGCCGCAGATCCCTTCACCCGAGGATTCCCTGCCCGGGCCCATTCCCCACTCGGCGCCTTACGAGGGACACGGCGAGCGGGTCAAGCAGTATCTGCGGACCGTCGACGCCCGGCTGAAGCCGGTGATGAAGGAGTACAACGGGGCGCCGCTGTTCGTCATCGGCAGCGACAAGATGCTCTCGGCGTTCAAGGGACTCAACGGCCACGCACACCTGATCGCCGGCGCGTTGCCGCTGACCGGCATGAACACGCGTCCGGCCGCGGAAGTGGCGGAGCGGTGTGAGCCGCTCCTCGCGGACTTCCACGCCCGGCAGGTCGCGGAAGCCGTCGCGGAACTGGACGCGGCACGCGCACAGGACAAGTACGCGAGCGGGGCCCCGCAGGTGTGGACCGCGGTCGCCGACAAACGGGTGCGCCGACTGGTCGTGGAGGAGAGTCTGGTGCTCGCGGGCAGGGTCGGCGGCGACGGGCGGGAGTTGGAGGTCGTGCCGTTCCCCGAACCGGTGACGCTGCCGGACCCGAAGCCGGATGTGGAGCCGCCGGCCCGCGCGTCCGGCGTGGCTACCGACATCGTCGAACAACTGGTGGAGAACGCCATGTTGGCGGAGTCCCGGGTGATGTTCGTGCCCGACGGAACGCTCCCCGACGGTGTGGCGGCGGTGCTGCGGTACTGA
- a CDS encoding DUF6000 family protein has protein sequence MIRHDPEMQALYRRYCLPARRYLKLGGAVLRMPREEYEPFVHALAADARAVTDAELTTLFEGSWRERRTAAWFAAVSRRDHFRERLGALLLESEVCCAGGAYCVALASFGTARDADLLAAYLDRYLRRPDLAYDQPTAMGALAYADSVLHGDRAGRLLQEGGLWRQWFQDAPHMRGDDGISTYLGGIRLACAVVDECADT, from the coding sequence GTGATCCGCCACGACCCCGAGATGCAGGCCCTGTACCGCCGCTATTGCCTCCCCGCGCGGCGCTATCTGAAGCTCGGCGGAGCGGTCCTTCGCATGCCGCGCGAGGAGTACGAGCCGTTCGTTCACGCCCTGGCCGCTGATGCGAGGGCTGTCACCGACGCCGAGCTCACCACGCTCTTCGAAGGCAGCTGGCGGGAGCGGCGCACCGCGGCGTGGTTCGCCGCCGTCTCGCGCCGTGACCACTTCCGCGAGCGGCTGGGAGCGCTGCTGCTGGAGAGCGAGGTCTGCTGCGCGGGAGGGGCCTACTGCGTCGCGCTGGCGAGTTTCGGCACCGCACGGGACGCCGACCTGCTCGCCGCCTACCTGGATCGCTACCTGCGTCGGCCCGACCTCGCCTACGACCAGCCGACGGCCATGGGCGCCCTGGCGTACGCCGACTCCGTCCTGCACGGCGACCGGGCCGGGCGCCTCCTCCAGGAGGGCGGCCTGTGGCGGCAGTGGTTCCAGGACGCGCCCCACATGCGCGGCGATGACGGCATCTCCACCTACCTGGGCGGCATCCGCCTCGCCTGCGCCGTCGTCGACGAATGCGCCGACACCTGA
- a CDS encoding TetR/AcrR family transcriptional regulator, with product MPTSDDERLPPGLALAWGLTAKTGRLGRKPSQSVEGIVEAAVGLADAEGFAALSMPNIAKRVGLTANAVYRYVSSRDELLVLVAETAWGPAPELETGTELETGTDRWRAAAARWTRAMIERCDTHPWLPDLPIRGAPATPNLLRWTEVLLEALTGAGLSTAESLGCALLLDGYARRIASARRDVRNSSAAPVQSAAVAQFLQPLLHEHGYPILAAMMTDNAYDDAIGDDDVDFGLTRILDGIEVLIARRTKGR from the coding sequence ATGCCGACAAGTGACGACGAGCGGCTGCCACCTGGCCTCGCCCTGGCGTGGGGGCTGACCGCCAAGACCGGGCGGCTGGGCCGGAAGCCCTCGCAGAGCGTCGAGGGAATCGTCGAAGCGGCTGTCGGGCTGGCCGACGCGGAAGGCTTCGCGGCCCTGTCCATGCCGAACATCGCCAAGCGGGTGGGGCTCACCGCCAACGCGGTCTACCGGTACGTCAGCTCGCGGGACGAACTGCTGGTGCTCGTCGCCGAGACCGCGTGGGGTCCGGCACCGGAGCTGGAAACCGGCACGGAGCTGGAAACCGGCACGGACCGGTGGCGAGCCGCGGCCGCCAGGTGGACCCGGGCGATGATCGAGCGATGCGACACCCATCCGTGGCTGCCCGACCTGCCCATCCGCGGGGCGCCCGCGACCCCGAACCTGCTGCGCTGGACGGAGGTGCTGCTGGAAGCGCTCACCGGCGCCGGGCTGAGCACCGCCGAATCGCTAGGGTGCGCGCTGCTGCTCGACGGCTACGCGCGGCGCATCGCCAGTGCCCGCCGCGACGTGCGCAACAGCAGTGCGGCGCCGGTCCAGTCGGCCGCCGTGGCACAGTTCCTTCAACCACTCCTGCATGAGCACGGATATCCCATTCTGGCGGCCATGATGACGGACAACGCATACGACGACGCCATCGGCGACGACGACGTGGACTTCGGCCTGACCCGAATCCTGGACGGAATCGAGGTCCTGATCGCTCGACGTACGAAGGGCCGCTGA
- a CDS encoding amidohydrolase family protein codes for MLVIDTRTHVISTDGERYPIDPVGGRRSDWSREHPVDLDGLLRALDNAGIDRAVVVLASTVCGHDNRYPADSVAARPDRLVGVHSLDAMAPDAVARIAYGQSRGLAGFRLFTTGTTLPGQAGWLGHPDTFPAWEHAEAQHMPICPQMTVEGIPAPRRARERFPRTRVLLDHRARPDLSDGRPYRRSGALFELAEFPGVHRKPTHRAIGAARQGTSTVPDFLAALLSAYGSARLMWGCKVPSVEGELADLLGQARASLASLPAADAEAVFGGTAERFSWGARARTKENGDA; via the coding sequence ATGCTGGTGATCGACACCCGCACCCACGTCATCTCGACCGACGGCGAGCGCTACCCGATCGACCCCGTCGGCGGGCGCCGGTCGGACTGGTCGCGGGAACACCCGGTCGACCTCGACGGGCTGCTCCGCGCCCTGGACAACGCCGGAATCGACCGGGCCGTGGTCGTCCTGGCCTCCACCGTCTGCGGACACGACAACCGCTACCCGGCCGACTCGGTCGCCGCCCGTCCGGACCGCCTGGTCGGCGTCCACTCGCTGGACGCGATGGCGCCCGACGCGGTGGCGCGGATCGCGTACGGGCAGTCCCGCGGGCTGGCCGGGTTCAGGCTGTTCACCACCGGCACCACGCTGCCCGGGCAGGCCGGCTGGCTCGGCCATCCCGACACCTTCCCCGCCTGGGAGCACGCCGAGGCGCAACACATGCCGATCTGCCCGCAGATGACCGTCGAGGGGATACCGGCGCCGCGCCGCGCACGTGAACGCTTCCCGCGCACCCGCGTGCTGCTCGACCACCGCGCGCGCCCCGACCTGTCCGACGGCCGCCCGTACCGGCGGTCCGGGGCGCTGTTCGAGCTCGCCGAGTTCCCCGGCGTGCATCGGAAACCGACCCACCGGGCCATCGGCGCCGCCCGGCAGGGCACCTCCACGGTGCCGGACTTCCTGGCCGCGCTGCTGTCCGCATACGGCTCCGCGCGTCTGATGTGGGGTTGCAAGGTCCCCTCAGTCGAGGGCGAGTTGGCCGATCTGCTCGGCCAGGCACGTGCGTCGCTGGCGAGCCTGCCGGCCGCGGACGCCGAGGCCGTCTTCGGCGGCACCGCCGAGCGCTTCTCCTGGGGCGCGCGGGCGAGGACGAAGGAGAACGGCGATGCGTGA
- a CDS encoding putative immunity protein, whose product MILPKVRDPRFVTIRRGGTLTDADHRLLALWAAACAEHVLGLFESARPEDPRPRQAIEHARAWVRGEVGMMRARAAGGHAMGAARDLRGAPRHAAYAAGQAGAVAHVAAHELGAAAYAIKAARAAAPEGESEAAGRLECQWQRDRLPEAIRALVLDDQRLRNDICWSVFDC is encoded by the coding sequence GTGATCCTCCCGAAGGTCCGCGACCCTCGCTTCGTGACGATCCGCCGTGGTGGGACGCTCACTGACGCGGATCACCGCCTCCTCGCCCTGTGGGCTGCCGCCTGCGCGGAGCACGTCCTCGGCCTCTTCGAGTCGGCCCGGCCCGAGGACCCGCGACCGCGCCAGGCGATCGAGCATGCCCGGGCCTGGGTACGTGGCGAGGTCGGGATGATGCGGGCCCGCGCGGCGGGCGGGCATGCGATGGGGGCAGCCAGGGATCTGCGTGGGGCACCCCGGCATGCCGCGTACGCCGCCGGTCAGGCCGGGGCGGTCGCCCACGTCGCCGCGCATGAGCTCGGCGCGGCCGCCTACGCGATCAAGGCCGCACGGGCGGCGGCACCGGAAGGCGAGAGCGAGGCCGCGGGACGACTCGAGTGCCAGTGGCAGCGCGACCGGCTCCCGGAGGCGATCCGCGCGCTCGTCCTCGATGACCAGCGGCTGCGCAACGACATCTGCTGGTCGGTGTTCGACTGCTGA
- a CDS encoding 4-carboxy-4-hydroxy-2-oxoadipate aldolase/oxaloacetate decarboxylase produces MRELGVVHTAIERADPGAVARLSALGVATVHEAMGRLGLMHPSIRPIYPGARLCGTAVTVLMQPGDNWMLHVAVEQVRPGDVVVAACTAQSHDGFFGELLATSMRARGALGLVIDGGCRDVAELERISFPVFSAAIHAKGTVKATPGSVNVPVVCANTLVEPGDVILADADGVVVVPAAKAAETAAAGEAREAGEETKRRRLAAGELGLDIYQMRDELRARGLRYVD; encoded by the coding sequence ATGCGAGAACTCGGCGTCGTCCACACGGCGATCGAGCGAGCCGATCCCGGCGCCGTGGCGCGGCTGTCCGCGCTGGGCGTGGCGACCGTGCACGAGGCGATGGGCCGGCTCGGACTGATGCACCCCTCCATCCGCCCGATCTACCCCGGCGCCCGCCTGTGCGGCACCGCGGTGACGGTGCTGATGCAGCCCGGCGACAACTGGATGCTGCACGTCGCCGTCGAGCAGGTCCGGCCCGGTGACGTCGTGGTCGCGGCCTGCACCGCGCAGAGCCACGACGGCTTCTTCGGCGAGCTGCTGGCCACCTCCATGCGGGCCCGCGGCGCGCTCGGCCTGGTGATCGACGGCGGCTGCCGCGACGTCGCCGAGCTGGAGCGGATCAGCTTCCCCGTCTTCAGTGCGGCGATCCACGCCAAGGGCACGGTGAAGGCCACCCCCGGCTCGGTCAACGTGCCGGTGGTGTGCGCGAACACGCTGGTCGAACCCGGTGACGTGATCCTCGCGGACGCCGACGGCGTGGTCGTCGTACCGGCCGCGAAAGCCGCCGAGACCGCCGCGGCCGGCGAGGCCAGGGAAGCCGGCGAAGAGACCAAGCGCCGCCGGCTCGCGGCCGGAGAACTCGGCCTGGACATCTACCAGATGCGCGACGAGCTGCGCGCCCGCGGCCTGCGCTACGTCGACTGA